From one Catenuloplanes nepalensis genomic stretch:
- a CDS encoding MerR family transcriptional regulator, whose product MWTMEELLERVREALAAEYPGAPNGRVRELPDRRAVRWYATTGLVDRATAMRGRTALYGPRHLLQIVAVKRRQADGHSLAAIQAELAGATDAELAALARVPADLLKTDAQPAARPRFWATPPAAPSDPPATGGVREVGGVALGGGAFLLLPVRPSGSDLEDLADAAQPLIDLLRARGLLTELSSTGLSSTGLFSTGRTRTDD is encoded by the coding sequence ATGTGGACGATGGAGGAGCTGCTGGAGCGCGTGCGGGAGGCCCTCGCGGCCGAATACCCCGGCGCCCCCAACGGCCGGGTCCGCGAGCTGCCCGACCGCCGCGCCGTCCGGTGGTATGCGACGACGGGACTCGTCGACCGCGCCACCGCGATGCGCGGCCGCACCGCGCTCTACGGGCCGCGGCACCTGCTGCAGATCGTCGCGGTCAAGCGCCGCCAGGCCGACGGCCACTCACTCGCCGCCATCCAGGCCGAGCTGGCCGGTGCGACCGACGCTGAGCTGGCCGCGCTCGCTCGCGTACCCGCGGATCTTCTGAAAACCGATGCGCAACCGGCGGCCCGGCCGCGTTTCTGGGCCACCCCGCCGGCCGCGCCGTCCGACCCCCCGGCAACCGGCGGCGTGCGGGAGGTGGGGGGCGTCGCACTGGGCGGCGGCGCCTTCCTCCTCCTGCCGGTGCGACCGTCAGGCTCCGATCTGGAGGACCTCGCCGACGCCGCCCAGCCGCTGATCGACCTGCTCCGGGCCCGTGGCCTGCTCACTGAGCTTTCTTCGACCGGGCTTTCTTCGACCGGGCTTTTTTCGACCGGGCGCACCCGGACCGATGACTGA
- a CDS encoding Fur family transcriptional regulator: MTSDLAARLRAVSLRVTRPRLAVLAALQDHPHVDTDTVISLVRADQPMVSHQAIYDVLRALTDAGLVRRIQPAGATARYETRVADNHHHLVCRSCGAIVDVECVHGQAPCLTASDDHGFAVDEAEVVFWGTCPLCSASSVEGTR, encoded by the coding sequence GTGACGTCCGACCTCGCGGCGCGGCTGCGGGCGGTCTCGTTGCGCGTGACCCGTCCCCGGCTGGCGGTGCTCGCCGCGCTGCAGGACCACCCGCACGTCGACACCGACACCGTGATCTCCCTGGTGCGCGCGGACCAGCCCATGGTCTCCCACCAGGCGATCTACGATGTCCTGCGTGCGCTCACGGACGCCGGCCTGGTCCGGCGCATCCAGCCCGCCGGTGCGACCGCGCGGTACGAGACGCGGGTGGCGGACAACCACCACCACCTCGTGTGCCGTTCCTGCGGCGCGATCGTCGACGTCGAGTGCGTCCACGGTCAGGCCCCCTGTCTCACCGCCTCGGACGACCACGGGTTCGCGGTCGACGAGGCGGAGGTCGTGTTCTGGGGCACGTGCCCTCTTTGTTCTGCATCATCAGTGGAAGGAACCAGATGA
- a CDS encoding TetR/AcrR family transcriptional regulator, whose amino-acid sequence MTTPPLRKDAARNWQRIVDTGRRFVDEGVPVQLNEVARAASVGVATVYRHFPTPEALLETIATPSLAALVAHAEHAAERDDPGDAFAGYLLALLDAQLDDASMQPALAAGSYVLPRTAELRARLDSLSGRLLDRAREAGQVRPEVTRADLLPLMCGVIYAVRVHPGAEARRAVTHRYLDVMLNGLRTP is encoded by the coding sequence ATGACCACGCCACCGCTGCGCAAGGACGCGGCCCGCAACTGGCAGCGCATCGTCGACACCGGGCGGCGCTTCGTGGACGAGGGCGTTCCGGTGCAGCTCAACGAGGTGGCGCGGGCCGCTTCGGTCGGCGTCGCCACGGTCTACCGGCACTTCCCCACGCCGGAGGCGCTGCTGGAGACGATCGCGACGCCGAGCCTCGCGGCGCTGGTCGCGCACGCGGAGCACGCGGCCGAGCGGGACGATCCGGGGGACGCGTTCGCCGGGTACCTGCTCGCGCTGCTGGACGCGCAGCTCGACGACGCGTCGATGCAGCCGGCGCTGGCGGCCGGCTCCTACGTGCTGCCGCGCACGGCCGAGCTGCGCGCCCGCCTGGATTCGCTGTCCGGGCGGCTGCTCGACCGCGCACGGGAGGCGGGGCAGGTCCGGCCCGAGGTGACGCGGGCCGACCTGCTGCCGCTGATGTGCGGCGTGATCTACGCGGTGCGGGTGCATCCGGGTGCCGAGGCGCGGCGGGCGGTCACCCACCGCTACCTCGACGTGATGCTCAACGGGCTGCGAACGCCGTAG
- a CDS encoding TetR family transcriptional regulator: MSERLSSREVSRRAVRRQIETVAMELFLESGFDTVTIDRIATEAGVSQRTFFRYFPTKEDLVVGDPMEFGSILRDLLEARPADEPAAEAVEHALEEFTGHVHRNPAALGISKIMFTLGTPGLRAKHIEKNAVWQELLLPDVLRRLGDAPDAELRGRALIASGLAVFETVLAFWASHGGDVRELLLRAFGEPSRRQ, encoded by the coding sequence ATGAGTGAGCGGCTTTCCAGCCGGGAGGTGTCCCGGCGGGCGGTGCGGCGGCAGATCGAGACGGTCGCGATGGAGCTGTTCCTGGAGTCCGGGTTCGACACGGTCACGATCGACCGGATCGCGACCGAGGCCGGGGTGTCGCAGCGGACCTTCTTCCGCTACTTCCCGACCAAGGAGGACCTGGTCGTCGGCGACCCGATGGAGTTCGGGTCGATCCTGCGCGACCTCCTCGAGGCGCGCCCGGCGGACGAGCCGGCGGCGGAGGCGGTGGAGCACGCGCTGGAGGAGTTCACCGGTCACGTGCACCGGAACCCGGCCGCGCTCGGCATCTCGAAGATCATGTTCACGCTCGGCACGCCGGGCCTGCGTGCCAAGCACATCGAGAAGAACGCGGTGTGGCAGGAGCTGCTGCTGCCGGACGTGCTGCGCCGGCTCGGCGACGCGCCGGACGCGGAGCTGCGCGGCCGCGCGCTGATCGCGTCCGGGCTCGCGGTCTTCGAGACCGTGCTGGCGTTCTGGGCGTCGCACGGTGGCGACGTGCGTGAGCTGCTGCTTCGCGCGTTCGGCGAGCCCTCCAGGAGGCAGTGA
- a CDS encoding PQQ-dependent sugar dehydrogenase, protein MPMSFPATAWRRRSGAAAVVSLGLVVTLGAPGLAQTPPGAGHLSPVALTVAGGVDPGAAAGQSLNLRRGWTAEVWANVPGARRLAWTPDGRLLVSTGATGTVMALTPAAGGQGPAVTTLISGLNHPQGLDIATRHGRHILVVGDRTRIVAWDYANGAVSRQRVIVDGLPSGGHDRITPVIRGDQVFYNLGSLTNDDPVDRTATTPERATIRRAGLDGTGDRLVATGVRNGSGLDLAPDGTLWASINQADNQPYPFRDDTGQYGELVPSYINENPVDQVARITAGTELGWPYCVPDTTGREHLTDLGYVAQPLRNPDGAILDCSTVDRTALGLPAHSAPLGFAFTHDSALPRSLSNGALITSHGSWNRTPPREPSVVYSAWDNRKRTLTPPQDLVTGFQNPDGTRWGRSVDAIPGPDGALYVSDDAAGLVYRLAPPRG, encoded by the coding sequence ATGCCCATGTCCTTTCCCGCCACCGCGTGGAGACGTCGATCCGGTGCCGCGGCGGTGGTGTCGCTCGGGCTGGTGGTCACGCTCGGCGCGCCCGGCCTCGCCCAGACCCCGCCGGGGGCCGGGCACCTGTCGCCGGTGGCGCTGACCGTGGCCGGCGGGGTCGACCCCGGCGCCGCGGCGGGGCAGTCACTGAACCTGCGCCGGGGCTGGACCGCGGAGGTCTGGGCGAACGTGCCCGGGGCGCGGCGGCTGGCCTGGACACCGGACGGCCGCCTGCTGGTCTCGACCGGCGCCACCGGCACGGTCATGGCGCTCACCCCGGCGGCCGGCGGACAGGGACCGGCGGTGACGACGCTGATCAGCGGCCTCAACCACCCGCAGGGCCTCGACATCGCCACCCGGCACGGCCGGCACATCCTGGTCGTCGGCGACCGGACCCGGATCGTCGCCTGGGACTACGCGAACGGTGCCGTGTCCCGCCAGCGGGTGATCGTGGACGGGCTGCCCAGCGGCGGCCACGACCGGATCACCCCGGTGATCCGCGGTGACCAGGTCTTCTACAACCTCGGGTCGCTGACCAACGACGACCCGGTCGACCGCACCGCCACCACGCCGGAGCGGGCCACGATCCGCCGGGCCGGGCTGGACGGCACCGGCGACCGGCTCGTCGCCACCGGCGTACGCAACGGCTCGGGGCTGGACCTCGCGCCGGACGGCACGCTGTGGGCGTCGATCAACCAGGCTGACAACCAGCCGTACCCGTTCCGCGACGACACCGGGCAGTACGGCGAGCTGGTCCCGTCGTACATCAACGAGAACCCGGTCGACCAGGTCGCCAGGATCACCGCGGGCACCGAGCTCGGCTGGCCCTACTGCGTGCCGGACACGACCGGGCGCGAACACCTGACCGACCTGGGGTACGTCGCCCAGCCGCTGCGGAACCCGGACGGCGCGATCCTCGACTGCTCCACCGTCGACCGCACCGCGCTCGGCCTGCCCGCGCACAGCGCGCCCCTCGGCTTCGCCTTCACGCACGACTCCGCGCTGCCGAGGTCGCTGTCCAACGGCGCGCTGATCACCTCGCACGGCTCGTGGAACCGCACGCCGCCGCGCGAGCCGTCCGTCGTCTACAGCGCCTGGGACAACCGCAAGCGCACGCTCACCCCGCCTCAGGACCTGGTCACCGGCTTCCAGAACCCGGACGGCACCCGCTGGGGCCGCAGCGTCGACGCGATCCCCGGCCCGGACGGCGCGCTCTACGTGTCCGACGACGCGGCCGGCCTGGTCTACCGCCTGGCCCCGCCCCGCGGATAG
- a CDS encoding VIT domain-containing protein: MTALPVVPIAPAAPRPDAGLGTLSTPRGNLPLDRLDVRARISGLVARTVVTTEFVNAFDEPLEATYVFPLPDRAAVTGMTMTADDRTIEADLRERGAAREAYDAAIAAGQRASIAEEERPDVFTMRVGNILPGERVTVTLSLTGPLAWEDDAATFRFPLVVAPRYVPGTPLPGEQAGDGRVRDTDAVPDASRITPPVLLPGFPHPLRLSIGVDLDTAGLPLSEVRSSLHAVTQDGGRIEILPGERADRDFILRLPYSGSGSGAVFVPDADGGTYQMVVLPPAAAGAPRPKDVVLLLDRSGSMHGWKMVTARRATARIVDTLTAADRFAVLTFDNHIDRPASLGDGLSEATDRNRFRAVEWVAGAQARGGTEILAPLQAGLRLLSTSEGRDRVLVLITDGQVGNEDQILAHAGPLASGVRVHTVGIDRAVNAGFLGRLAAAGAGRCELVESEDRLDEAMDRIHRRIAAPLVTGVTVSGFPARRPESIFPGVPLVLFERASGDVPSSLTVRGRTRDDAEFTVEVPVRRSDETAVTAQWARARLRELEDRYTIGEVHLEPEIVATSLRHRVLCRFTAWLAVDTRVVTEGGTTRRVTQPVESPSGWETPDALGAGRPGGVHPGGMRPAGLRRAAGGGFRATAADGGFRTGGGGFRAGGAASFSDAPAFGAPPPAPPASAPSPTESAPPAYAPPPASSGGGPVSPSPRPAAPESAPAPKATPSPTPRPAPRPAPRPVPSASPSPAMAPMVSAARDVRPEPRAELAAFARTEVTRLRESAELSIMERRDLLDDLATRLHAVLTGVPESEVRPLAELKRLLLSGLGDLATLWSESLRLLDAFVADTGDTAGEGPQPKRRKPFWK, translated from the coding sequence GTGACCGCACTGCCCGTCGTCCCGATCGCACCGGCCGCGCCCCGGCCGGACGCCGGCCTCGGCACGCTCAGCACGCCGCGCGGCAACCTGCCGCTCGACCGGCTGGACGTGCGGGCCAGGATCAGCGGACTCGTCGCCCGCACCGTCGTCACCACCGAGTTCGTCAACGCGTTCGACGAGCCGCTGGAGGCGACCTACGTCTTCCCGCTGCCGGACCGCGCGGCCGTGACCGGCATGACCATGACCGCGGACGACCGCACGATCGAGGCCGACCTGCGGGAACGCGGGGCGGCCCGCGAGGCCTACGACGCCGCGATCGCGGCCGGGCAGCGCGCCTCCATCGCGGAGGAGGAGCGGCCGGACGTGTTCACCATGCGCGTCGGCAACATCCTGCCCGGCGAGCGCGTCACCGTGACACTGTCACTGACCGGCCCGCTCGCCTGGGAGGACGACGCGGCCACCTTCCGGTTCCCGCTGGTCGTGGCGCCACGCTACGTCCCGGGCACGCCGCTGCCCGGCGAACAGGCCGGCGACGGGCGGGTCCGCGACACCGACGCGGTCCCGGACGCGTCCCGGATCACGCCGCCGGTGCTGCTGCCCGGCTTCCCGCACCCGCTGCGCCTGTCGATCGGCGTCGACCTCGACACGGCCGGGCTGCCGCTGAGCGAGGTGCGCTCCAGCCTGCACGCGGTCACCCAGGACGGCGGGCGGATCGAGATCCTGCCGGGCGAGCGCGCGGACCGGGACTTCATCCTGCGGCTCCCGTACTCCGGCTCCGGTTCCGGCGCGGTCTTCGTGCCCGACGCCGACGGGGGCACCTACCAGATGGTGGTTCTGCCTCCCGCGGCTGCCGGCGCGCCCCGGCCGAAGGACGTGGTGCTGCTGCTCGACCGGTCCGGGAGCATGCACGGCTGGAAGATGGTGACCGCGCGACGGGCCACCGCCCGGATCGTCGACACGCTCACCGCGGCGGACCGTTTCGCCGTGCTCACCTTCGACAACCACATCGACCGGCCGGCCTCGCTCGGCGACGGGCTGTCCGAGGCGACCGACCGCAACCGGTTCCGTGCGGTCGAATGGGTGGCCGGTGCGCAGGCCCGCGGTGGCACCGAGATCCTGGCCCCGTTGCAGGCCGGGCTGCGGCTGTTGTCCACATCGGAAGGCCGGGACCGCGTGCTGGTGCTGATCACGGACGGGCAGGTCGGCAACGAGGACCAGATCCTCGCGCACGCCGGCCCGCTCGCGTCCGGCGTGCGCGTCCACACGGTCGGCATCGACCGCGCGGTCAACGCCGGCTTCCTCGGCCGGCTGGCCGCCGCCGGCGCCGGCCGCTGCGAACTGGTCGAGAGCGAGGACCGCCTCGACGAGGCCATGGACCGCATCCACCGCCGCATCGCCGCCCCGCTGGTCACCGGCGTGACCGTGTCCGGCTTCCCGGCGCGCCGCCCGGAGTCGATCTTCCCGGGCGTACCGCTGGTGCTGTTCGAAAGGGCCTCCGGCGACGTGCCGTCGTCGCTGACCGTCCGCGGCCGCACCCGCGACGACGCGGAGTTCACGGTCGAGGTGCCGGTCCGGCGCAGCGACGAGACCGCGGTGACCGCGCAGTGGGCGCGGGCACGGCTGCGCGAGCTGGAGGACCGCTACACGATCGGCGAGGTCCACCTCGAACCGGAGATCGTGGCGACGTCGCTGCGGCACCGGGTGCTGTGCCGCTTCACGGCGTGGCTGGCCGTGGACACCCGGGTGGTCACCGAGGGCGGCACGACCCGCCGGGTGACGCAGCCGGTGGAGTCGCCGTCCGGCTGGGAGACGCCCGATGCGCTGGGTGCCGGACGTCCCGGCGGCGTGCATCCCGGCGGCATGCGTCCCGCCGGTTTGCGCCGGGCCGCCGGCGGCGGATTCCGCGCGACCGCGGCCGACGGCGGCTTCCGCACCGGCGGCGGCGGTTTCCGGGCCGGAGGCGCGGCCTCCTTCAGCGACGCACCGGCGTTCGGCGCTCCCCCGCCCGCACCGCCGGCTTCCGCACCCTCGCCCACGGAGTCGGCTCCGCCGGCTTACGCTCCCCCGCCGGCGTCCAGTGGCGGTGGGCCCGTCTCGCCGTCCCCGCGCCCGGCGGCTCCAGAATCGGCACCGGCCCCGAAGGCGACCCCGAGTCCGACTCCTCGTCCCGCCCCGAGGCCGGCCCCCCGCCCGGTTCCCAGCGCGTCTCCGAGCCCGGCGATGGCGCCGATGGTCTCCGCCGCCCGCGACGTGCGGCCCGAGCCTCGTGCGGAACTGGCCGCCTTCGCCCGCACCGAGGTCACCCGCCTCCGCGAGTCCGCCGAGCTGTCCATCATGGAGCGCCGTGACCTGCTCGACGACCTCGCGACCCGGCTGCACGCCGTCCTCACCGGCGTGCCCGAGTCCGAGGTCCGGCCCCTGGCCGAGTTGAAGCGCCTGCTCCTGAGCGGCCTCGGCGACCTGGCCACCCTCTGGTCCGAGTCGCTCCGCCTGCTGGACGCGTTCGTCGCCGACACCGGCGACACCGCGGGTGAGGGACCGCAGCCGAAGCGGCGCAAGCCGTTCTGGAAGTAG
- a CDS encoding SDR family NAD(P)-dependent oxidoreductase — MSRITTPYGFHTTADEVAAGHDLAGRRAIVTGGASGIGLETVRTLVRAGADVTVAVRDPDAAQAALKDDTVRIARLDVADPDSVRAFTAAWDGPLHLLINNAGVMAVPDLRRTAGGIELQFATNHLGHFALATGLHGALAAAGGARIVALSSAGHHVAPVDFDDIDFENRPYDPWVAYGQAKTATVLFTVEATRRWAADGIHANAVSPGGVMTNLQRYIPEETRAQWEKAPILKTPQQGAATTMVAALAPEFDRVGGRYLEDCAEAEVIDDDAEAGLADPGVRRWALDPAAARRLWEVSTAFAAR, encoded by the coding sequence ATGTCTCGCATCACCACGCCCTACGGCTTTCACACCACGGCCGACGAGGTCGCGGCCGGTCACGACCTGGCCGGCCGGCGCGCGATCGTCACCGGCGGCGCCTCCGGCATCGGCCTGGAGACCGTCCGCACGCTCGTGCGGGCCGGCGCGGACGTGACCGTCGCGGTCCGCGACCCCGACGCCGCCCAGGCGGCACTCAAGGACGACACCGTCCGGATCGCCCGGCTCGACGTCGCCGACCCGGACAGCGTCCGCGCGTTCACCGCGGCCTGGGACGGCCCGCTGCACCTGCTGATCAACAACGCCGGCGTGATGGCGGTGCCGGACCTCCGCCGTACCGCCGGGGGAATCGAATTGCAGTTCGCCACCAACCATCTCGGCCACTTCGCGCTGGCCACCGGCCTGCACGGCGCGCTCGCGGCCGCGGGAGGGGCCCGGATCGTCGCGCTGTCGTCGGCCGGCCACCACGTCGCCCCGGTCGACTTCGACGACATCGACTTCGAGAACCGGCCGTACGACCCGTGGGTGGCCTACGGCCAGGCGAAGACCGCGACCGTGCTGTTCACGGTGGAGGCGACCCGCCGCTGGGCCGCGGACGGCATCCACGCCAACGCGGTGTCGCCCGGCGGCGTCATGACCAACCTGCAGCGCTACATCCCGGAGGAGACCCGGGCGCAGTGGGAGAAGGCGCCGATCCTCAAGACGCCGCAGCAGGGCGCCGCGACGACCATGGTGGCCGCGCTCGCACCGGAGTTCGACCGCGTCGGCGGCAGGTACCTCGAGGACTGCGCCGAGGCCGAGGTCATCGACGACGACGCGGAGGCCGGCCTGGCCGACCCCGGCGTGCGCCGCTGGGCCCTCGACCCGGCCGCGGCGCGACGCCTCTGGGAGGTCTCTACGGCGTTCGCAGCCCGTTGA
- a CDS encoding alpha/beta hydrolase family esterase codes for MTTVQLSTATIEAGGRTRTYTLAAPTDGFDRLLLVFHGSGQNAARFRSFTGNTFDTLPGTAVAYLDGFRTNWNDARLANRFPARTANIDDVAFAAAVAGRVAEGRPVYAAGYSNGGGMVIRLLHERPDLIAGGAVIAAGQPTPDNFLLPELPVVPRPVLLIHGTRDPIVPYRGGRMAAWARIVFRAGGALLSAPDTAAYFAARNGVTAAPATTDLTPEVTRVDHHQDGHAPVRLFTVHGGGHTIPSPVASPALMGHTTPDLHTTTAITDFFGF; via the coding sequence ATGACCACCGTGCAGCTGAGCACCGCGACGATCGAGGCCGGCGGGCGCACCCGCACCTACACGCTGGCCGCGCCCACGGACGGCTTCGACCGCCTGCTGCTGGTCTTCCACGGATCCGGGCAGAACGCGGCCCGATTCCGGTCGTTCACCGGCAACACCTTCGACACCCTTCCGGGTACGGCGGTCGCGTACCTCGACGGCTTCCGCACCAACTGGAACGACGCGCGCCTGGCCAACCGCTTCCCGGCCCGCACCGCGAACATCGACGACGTGGCGTTCGCCGCCGCGGTCGCCGGCCGGGTCGCCGAGGGCCGCCCGGTCTACGCCGCCGGCTACTCCAACGGGGGTGGCATGGTCATCCGCCTGCTGCACGAGCGCCCCGACCTGATCGCCGGCGGCGCCGTCATCGCGGCCGGCCAGCCCACCCCCGACAACTTCCTGCTGCCCGAACTGCCCGTGGTCCCGCGCCCGGTCCTGCTCATCCACGGCACCCGCGACCCGATCGTCCCCTACCGGGGCGGCCGGATGGCCGCCTGGGCCCGCATCGTCTTCCGCGCCGGCGGCGCCCTGCTCTCCGCCCCCGACACCGCCGCCTACTTCGCCGCCCGCAACGGCGTCACCGCGGCCCCGGCCACCACCGACCTGACGCCCGAGGTCACCCGCGTCGACCACCACCAGGACGGCCACGCCCCGGTCCGGCTCTTCACCGTCCACGGCGGCGGCCACACCATCCCCAGCCCGGTCGCCTCCCCCGCACTGATGGGACACACCACGCCCGACCTGCACACCACCACCGCGATCACGGACTTCTTCGGCTTCTAG
- the katG gene encoding catalase/peroxidase HPI, whose amino-acid sequence MSDVQDPKAGGCPVAHDSVTATGSESENPAIDSPTPKTGGRPRTNRDWWPNQLDLSVLHAHSSKGNPLGENFEYAKEFAKLDVEAIKRDITEVLTTSQDWWPADFGHYGGLMIRMSWHAAGTYRIQDGRGGAGDGGQRFAPLNSWPDNANLDKARRLLWPVKQKYGQKISWADLLVLGGNVALESMGFETFGFGFGRVDVWEPEEIFWGPEDTWLGDERYSTDALPEGVGAAEMGLIYVNPEGPRGSADPLLAAKFIRETFARMAMNDEETVALIAGGHTFGKTHGAAPADGHIGPEPEAAPLEAQGLGWLNTHGTGKGGDTITSGLEVTWTDKPTQWSNRFFEILFGYEWELTTSPAGAKQYVAKNAEAIVPDAHDPARKHLPTMLTTDLSLRVDPAYEKISRRFLTHPEEFRLAFAKAWYKLLHRDMGPVSRFLGPWVPEAQLWQDPVPAVSGPLVSDADVAGLKQIILDSGLTVSQLISTAWSSAASFRSTDKRGGANGARIRLEPQRNWEVNQPAQLSEVLTKLEGIQAEFNAAGGAQISLADLIVLAGGAAIEKAAADANVQVTVPFHPGRTDASQEQTDVNSFKVLEPRADAFRQYLRPGEKTQPEILLVDRAYMLDVTAPEMTALIGGLRVLGNNVGGSQHGVLTSRPGVLTNDFFTNLLSPGTRWKASETDEHVYEIRDLATDKVIWTATAVDLIFGSNSQLRALAEVYASEDAREKFVEDFVKAWVKVMDNDRFDLK is encoded by the coding sequence ATGAGCGACGTTCAGGACCCGAAGGCCGGCGGCTGCCCGGTCGCGCACGACTCGGTGACCGCAACCGGCAGCGAGAGCGAGAACCCGGCGATCGACTCGCCGACCCCGAAGACCGGCGGACGCCCGCGCACCAACCGTGACTGGTGGCCCAACCAGCTCGACCTGTCGGTGCTGCACGCACACTCCTCCAAGGGCAACCCGCTCGGCGAGAACTTCGAGTACGCGAAGGAGTTCGCCAAGCTCGACGTCGAGGCGATCAAGCGCGACATCACCGAGGTGCTCACCACCTCGCAGGACTGGTGGCCGGCCGACTTCGGCCACTACGGCGGCCTGATGATCCGGATGAGCTGGCACGCCGCCGGCACGTACCGCATCCAGGACGGCCGCGGTGGCGCCGGCGACGGCGGGCAGCGGTTCGCGCCGCTGAACAGCTGGCCGGACAACGCCAACCTGGACAAGGCTCGCCGCCTGCTCTGGCCGGTCAAGCAGAAGTACGGCCAGAAGATCTCCTGGGCCGACCTGCTCGTCCTCGGCGGCAACGTGGCGCTGGAGTCGATGGGCTTCGAGACGTTCGGCTTCGGCTTCGGCCGCGTCGACGTGTGGGAGCCGGAGGAGATCTTCTGGGGCCCGGAGGACACCTGGCTCGGCGACGAGCGTTACTCCACCGACGCGCTGCCCGAGGGCGTCGGCGCGGCCGAGATGGGCCTCATCTACGTCAACCCCGAGGGCCCGCGCGGCAGCGCCGACCCGCTGCTCGCCGCGAAGTTCATCCGGGAGACGTTCGCCCGGATGGCGATGAACGACGAGGAGACCGTCGCGCTCATCGCCGGCGGCCACACGTTCGGCAAGACGCACGGCGCCGCGCCCGCGGACGGCCACATCGGCCCGGAGCCGGAGGCCGCGCCGCTGGAGGCGCAGGGCCTCGGCTGGCTGAACACGCACGGCACCGGCAAGGGCGGCGACACCATCACGTCCGGCCTGGAGGTCACCTGGACCGACAAGCCGACGCAGTGGTCCAACCGCTTCTTCGAGATCCTCTTCGGGTACGAGTGGGAGCTGACCACCAGCCCGGCCGGCGCGAAGCAGTACGTCGCCAAGAACGCCGAGGCGATCGTGCCGGACGCGCACGACCCGGCCAGGAAGCACCTGCCGACGATGCTGACGACCGACCTGTCGCTGCGCGTCGACCCGGCCTACGAGAAGATCTCCCGCCGCTTCCTGACTCACCCGGAGGAGTTCCGGCTCGCGTTCGCCAAGGCGTGGTACAAGCTGCTGCACCGGGACATGGGCCCGGTCAGCCGCTTCCTCGGCCCGTGGGTTCCCGAGGCCCAGCTCTGGCAGGACCCGGTGCCGGCCGTGTCCGGCCCGCTGGTGTCGGACGCCGACGTCGCCGGCCTCAAGCAGATCATCCTGGACTCCGGCCTGACCGTGTCCCAGCTGATCTCCACCGCCTGGTCGTCGGCCGCGAGCTTCCGCTCCACCGACAAGCGCGGCGGTGCGAACGGCGCCCGCATCCGCCTGGAGCCGCAGCGCAACTGGGAGGTCAACCAGCCGGCGCAGCTCTCCGAGGTGCTGACGAAGCTGGAGGGCATCCAGGCCGAGTTCAACGCGGCCGGTGGCGCGCAGATCTCGCTCGCCGACCTGATCGTGCTGGCCGGTGGCGCCGCCATCGAGAAGGCCGCGGCCGACGCGAACGTCCAGGTGACCGTGCCGTTCCACCCGGGCCGCACGGACGCCTCGCAGGAGCAGACCGACGTCAACTCGTTCAAGGTCCTGGAGCCGCGCGCCGACGCGTTCCGCCAGTACCTGCGCCCGGGCGAGAAGACCCAGCCGGAGATCCTGCTGGTCGACCGCGCCTACATGCTCGACGTCACCGCGCCGGAGATGACCGCCCTGATCGGCGGCCTGCGCGTGCTCGGCAACAACGTCGGCGGCTCGCAGCACGGCGTGCTCACCTCGCGCCCCGGCGTGCTCACCAACGACTTCTTCACCAACCTGCTCTCCCCGGGCACGCGGTGGAAGGCGTCCGAGACCGACGAGCACGTGTACGAGATCCGCGACCTCGCCACCGACAAGGTCATCTGGACCGCGACCGCGGTCGACCTGATCTTCGGCTCCAACTCGCAGCTGCGGGCGCTGGCCGAGGTCTACGCGAGCGAGGACGCCCGCGAGAAGTTCGTCGAGGACTTCGTCAAGGCCTGGGTCAAGGTCATGGACAACGACCGCTTCGACCTGAAGTGA